CACAGTTAAATATGTTAATGAAATTACCTATTTATCCTTCGTATTTGTCCCTTCATACACAATTTTAACTTTTGctttcattataatttttttgaCTGTAGTGCTatttgtaggtggtggtggtgccaCTTACATATCATTACaccgcattcaggatcgttacaccgcattcaggatcgttaTACCGCATTCATCCAAAGGGTTCACCACTTCCCCTTCGGGGTTTAGCAGAGAttcttaagcttccaccaccaccaccaccaccgcttcatcaccaccacttcAACCAATTAGTTAATTAGGAAGGGTATTTTCGAAAAAGATAACATTATTTTGTTCAAAAGTGTTAAATCGAATCGAAAAAGACTACTTTGTAAATTAATTACAAAAGTATcgatcattttgtgaccgaattacAAAAAGCATGATCATTGGCCCAAGTAAAAACCGGAACAAATTTTAGAAGTGGGGTTAGCATCCCAACCCCACAGTAATGGCCCCTAGTAGTCCAGGCGTGCAAAGCTGTCAAGCTCCTGTCATTGATTGACCAGACGACTATAATCTGTCCTGGTGCTCAACTTTATCAGAGTGTCATAAATTTGTTggactaattttttttattttattcgttgtaaaaatgagagagagagagagagttggtTCTTAAGAAAAACAGAGAAAGATGAGTTcttctaaagaagaagaagaagcaaaacGAGCAATCCAAGATGCTAAATCCATGATTAGAGACGGTAAATACAAAAATGCAAAAGCAAAGATACAAGAGACAATCAATGTGTTTCCAACAATCAAATATGGTCGAGAATTGATCACACTCTGTGAGATTCTTCAGACCAAGATATTATCAAACAGAAACTTGGCCTTATACTCTTTTTCAGATCCCATCTTCATCCACAGAATCAGAGGTGGAATCTCGTTATCAAACACTCAGGGCTCATTTGGTTACAGTCAGATGCCACCAAATCAGAGGTACAGATAATGCTATTAAAGAGCTAGATTTAGCCATGTCTTCTATGTACAAGGAAAACTACCCTAAGGTTGATAGAAAACGTAGGGCGCCTTCTCGTTATAtttctgaagatgaagatgaagatgaatataCTTATGCTGCTCAGTctgctgaagatgaagatgagaacAAAGCCACTGACGAGGAGAACGCtgattccgatgatgatgacggtggtggtggtggtgatagcgATGAGAGCTATGAAGACAAAATCAAGAATTTGGATGGTAAAATTAGGGAGGAAATGCTGCAATTGGCGAATGTTCAATGTAGGATCTCCAAGTTAAAGAGTGAAAAACAAGTGGTGGAAGCTCAGCATTGTAGTTTCAAATCGGAAATGGCTAGTCTTAAGTCTAAGCTGAGTAATGGAGATTTATGCAACATGGTGCAAATGGAGGAGGTTGAAGATAATTGCTGAAAAAATTGTGATGGTTTTAGTTGACACACTGATTAGCGTAGTTGGATAATGTCTTTTGGTAGAAAGCTTTGCATAGCAGACAGACTCTTATGGGTGAGCTATTTTGTTTCGCACTTGtagtttcttggtcatgcaggtacATCTGTGCTCCTGCTTTTAGTGGCAATTCTGAAGTAGTAGTGTGTTTTCTTAGTTGCTCTTTGTAGAAGAGACATTGCCTGAATACCTTGTTTTGTATATTTTCCTGGCCAAGAATTTCAGTGCACCATGAGGTTTGCAATTACTACTCTTCTCTGCTTTTTTTAGTAGGGAATACTTGGATTTGAGTCTTAGTGTTGTGTTCTTATATCGAATTGGATCTAGACTGTTTGTTGGTGAACTGGTATTTCCTTAGTTCAACTAAACTTCGGCCATGATGGAAATTATCCATATGTTGTGTAATTCCTGTTGCTTTTTCATGATTGATAAACTAGTTCTTTACATCGAAGATTACAAAGCAAAAGTTTATTTTTGCAATGGATGTGAGATTCTAGCTTACAGTACTATGGTGAGAAAGAAGAACGAAAAAAATGTCCAAACTACCAGAGGAAGAATTCCCACAGAAGGCTTTTCGATTGGCAGCTAAAGATAGTTCTGGTCTTCTCATGCCTTTCGAAGTTCTCAACAAGGTATGTATATATTTCACTCATATTGACTTAGTGCTGCTAACTAAGGTCCATATGCCCATTAGACTAGCTAAGGAATGcaacacacatgttcttaaaaaTTTGGCACGAGACACTACATATGTGGGATCAGAGATGATTAGCTAATGCTGCATCAAAATGCGAGTACAAATTCTTACATTGTTTTTCTCAAGCATTTGATATCTTTGTTTCCAAGTGAATGCTTACATTGTATTGTAATCACTAAATGCAAGGAAGACATCAGCGTTCATCTTTAGTTTTGAAAGTTACCAAAACGCTGTAAAACACCCACTTCGGAATTGTTCACTGGAGATTCATTATGGTATTTTCGTAGGGGCGTGCACATGAATGCATTATGCCACCAGATCACGGTTCAAGGGGTAACTAGTGCTTTTCTTATGGCCATGATGGGGAATTGCCCCTATAACTATGCTAGCTCCGACTCACAATCCATGTAACAGCATAAGTTTTACACTcctaattttgttgtttttggggTTTCTTTTTGGTTGAAAAGAGAGGAAGATTGAGCATTGAAAGGTGTGGTGTCTTCACTTTAACTCACCCACTATGTGTCGTTGTAGTTGCacgaaatcctacaacacacccttaAGATATtttctagatctaaacataaaaatgatgataagagtgCTAAAATTGTAAATGGACACAAGGATTTTTTACATGGTTTGATCAGTGTAATCTACACCCATGGTTCTTCACATTGTTGTAATTACATGAATTTACATTTGGAATATCCATTAATGGATTCTTGGTAGAGCTCTAGATCTAGCTTTtagggaagaagatgataaagaaaataaagtctcTCACTACAAAATGTCTCTATCTTTTGTCtctctctcctgcctttctctttatataggtgtttacatagtggatgacacctcacatgtagtggagtacaactaatatttcccctattttcggatctaacGTGCGATGTTCTCGCACGCTCACATTGGATCTTCTCGCACGCATGCTACGTTCTCTCGCGTGCTAAGGAAATGAATCAATCTCGCACACAAACAAAATGTGATGTGCGATATTGTgtccctacattttgcctcttttttcttgaatattgcttgaagagcgatctttaaggaaaaatccaccttgttgtaatTGTTGGTGCAAGATGCAtgatgttggagtagtctttgatctttgttgattaaagAACTAcgcgaaagaatattggacttgaaaagtacgtacttgcctctattcttttgtgaagttccgtaGCTTTGAGAAGTAATTAGAAGTATCAttccttgaagtatgcgaagtatgaagtatccttgaaaaaGTATAATAACATGTTTGGATacagaagtagaagtcagaagtgCTTCTGAACTTCTCAGAAGTACTTCTCAGAAGCAAAAAAGTGGATAAGTTAGCTTGGCAACTGCTCGACTTATAAGTAAAAAAGTTAATAAGTATGTTTGGCAACATAACAAAGGCAGAAGTCGAAATACATTTTGTATATTGAAATTTATGTTTTTATGTTCTTATACTATGCCATCTCCCTTGCGAAATgtttcaaaaagaataaaaaatctcCGTTATGCTATGAGTATACAATATTTCATCTGTAATCATTGAGATGCTACTTCTCTCCTTGATATGGAACAAAATGACTCTCTTGAGGGATGAAAGAGCACCTTCTTTGAGTCATTTCAACTTGCAAGCCTGCAATTTTAACAcctacagaagagaagaaaactgTATATATTAGATAACAGTTGCAGTTTCTTTACTATATGACCTGGATAATCTACATTGGGAAGAGCAAATAACTACTAAAAATACATCAGGAGGAATCGACAAACAAGATTCGAAAACTGGTTGAATATTAATCAAGAAAGTACATGATTATCTAAGGAACGTTAATGTGATATCCAAGATAGGCCACCAGGACCAACAAATTGGCAGGACATCAAAATCATTCTCTAAATAAGAAGAGGGCACGTAGTAGTGGAAAGCGAGCAATCATCTTTAAGTTGGCATCACTATGATATTAAAAAATTTAGTTTGAGCCCAACACCTTAATGAAAGAACACAAGTAAATAGATTAAAGAGAGGGCCTTGCCTACAAAACGTAACTTAACGATGTAAGACGGGAACAACAAATGGATGCTTCGCAGAGCGCCATATCCCTTCATGCACTAACAACAACACAGACCGAGCACGGATCGCGTCATGTACAAATGCATCTGAAATAACTGCATGTAGACACTAGACAACAGATACCATCACTTAATAAATCAAATTATATGATAATGCAACTCAGAGCACAAATAGTAATAACCACTCAACCTTATGTCTCACTTTCAATTACTACGGTTCCTAAAAACTAATTGTCAATACCCATATACAAGTGACCAAAAAGATGGAGAAGCAAAAATAACTAAGACTTACAACTCAATCACTTGCTATCAAGATGTATAGTATTTTCTTCCCATGTCTAAGTTTTCTATACAACCACCACCGCCATAATCAGTTTAGACAAAACCCAAATATACATCCTAATGCGACATATATAACCAATACAAGAGACATATGACATTCCATTTCCTTGTGCGacccaaaatcataaaacaagaTGGTAGAATTCATGTACTCAAAAATTGAGTTCATTAATTTATTTAAGATTCCAATATGAGAAGCATGGAATGGAATGAATCACCCGACTGTAATCTATTTAAATCATTACATCAAAATTTAGAGATCCCCAAGTGATAAATAAAAAATCTCAAATTAACACAGATCTTCATACATTCTAAAATCGAAGTACCATTACAGGTATAAGCCAAAGTATGATTACAGGAACAAGATTAAACGATgtaccttctttttctttatcttcaaatctctGAAAAATTGAGAACTTATATCGTCTTTAGGCTTCGTCAAGTATTTGCAGTTGTTGAAATAGTTCAACGGGTTAACTAAAAATCAGTTTCTCCTAATACATCAAGACCCATATAGAAAACTCAACcctaaaacaaaatgaaaatccCATAATATTAAAAATCATAGAAAAATtacgaaagaaaaattaaattgaaAAACGAAACAGAGATTTCGTATAGTTTTTCCACCATCTAACCTTGAATTAGTGATGAtgagagaaagaaaacaaaaattctagCTTGTTCTTCTCCCACGGCTCTTTTGATTTTAATTCTCATGTCAAAGTACAGAGTTTTAGGTTATTGTTTTGGGGAAGACGAGAGGGAAGGAAGATGAGGAggaaagaaaaattatttttttacacATACAGATCGAGGAGAAGCAAAAAAGATACTTCTGATAGAAGAGAGAAGTCGAGATTTTTTGCTCCGTGTAGAAGCTGCTTCTTTGCTTCTAAAAGTTAATTACAAATGAAGCATCCATTCTGACTTTCGACTTATCGACTTCCAGAAGTCAATAAGTTACTTCTACTTGTCTATCCAAACAaggtataagaagtatgaagtatccttgaagaagtattagAAATATGaaatatccttgaagaagtataagaagtattgatcctcgaaatataagaagtattgtGAATCAATCATGCGAAACTATTGCTCCATGTTCTTTGCCTCATGCTATGTTAGCTTTGTCAATCATGCGAAACTATTGTGTGTGATTTCTATTA
This is a stretch of genomic DNA from Papaver somniferum cultivar HN1 chromosome 1, ASM357369v1, whole genome shotgun sequence. It encodes these proteins:
- the LOC113356963 gene encoding late secretory pathway protein AVL9-like — protein: MSSSKEEEEAKRAIQDAKSMIRDGKYKNAKAKIQETINIPSSSTESEVESRYQTLRAHLVTVRCHQIRGTDNAIKELDLAMSSMYKENYPKVDRKRRAPSRYISEDEDEDEYTYAAQSAEDEDENKATDEENADSDDDDGGGGGDSDESYEDKIKNLDGKIREEMLQLANVQCRISKLKSEKQVVEAQHCSFKSEMASLKSKLSNGDLCNMVQMEEVEDNC